A single genomic interval of Gossypium raimondii isolate GPD5lz chromosome 11, ASM2569854v1, whole genome shotgun sequence harbors:
- the LOC105804133 gene encoding uncharacterized protein LOC105804133, protein MLCSYKLWVQASYPPHLKLLNQNSNIPIPKTKTQFQRKSLDGRFDDIDDDADGSGLRKFALPSHVKSITSTSNPFVKHCLKLKNSSSYRHSHASALVVGTTPIREIYRYKESSQEKTVIDCLLLLENAEIPEELDTHSCHVVRIGSMVMKKLSGVQSAESIEAIALMRFPTSFLNLIVDQNKSDSQSWFPSTHRILVLDGIQDPGNLGTLIRSAMAFQWDGIFLLPGCCDPFNEKALRASRGASFQLPIVSGSWYHLQTLKDTFNMKMLAGHPDIDGKLKKPFSLSQEFVHSVAHVPSCLVLGSEGRGLSEKSQLKCELVSIPMTGKFESLNVSVAGGIFLYMLQPKN, encoded by the exons ATGCTATGCTCGTACAAGCTTTGGGTACAAGCTAGTTATCCTCCTCACTTGAAACTACTAAATCAGAATTCCAATATTCCAATCCCTAAAACAAAGACCCAATTCCAAAGGAAGTCTCTTGACGGTAGATTTGACGATATTGATGACGATGCTGATGGTTCTGGGTTAAGGAAATTTGCATTGCCATCCCATGTTAAATCCATTACAAGCACTTCAAACCCATTTGTAAAACACTGTCTTAAGCTCAAGAACAGCTCTTCCTATCGCCATTCTCATGCTTCTGCTCTTGTTGTGGGCACTACTCCTATCAG GGAAATATACAGGTATAAAGAATCTTCACAAGAGAAAACTGTAATAGATTGTTTGCTACTGCTTGAAAATGCTGAGATCCCTGAAGAACTAGATACTCACTCTTGTCATGTTGTTCGAATAGGCTCTATGGTAATGAAAAAACTTTCTGGGGTGCAATCAGCTGAGTCCATCGAGGCAATTGCCTTGATGAGGTTCCCTAccagttttttaaatttaattgttgatCAAAACAAGTCAGATTCTCAAAGCTGGTTCCCATCCACGCATAGAATTTTAGTTCTCGATGGCATTCAG GACCCTGGTAATCTCGGCACATTAATCAGATCAGCTATGGCCTTTCAATGG GATGGTATATTTCTTCTTCCTGGTTGTTGTGATCCATTCAATGAGAAGGCGCTCAGAGCTAGCCGGGGAGCCTCCTTTCAGCTGCCTATAGTTTCCGGTAGTTGGTACCATCTTCAAACCCTGAAAGATACATTCAACATGAAGATGCTAGCTGGCCATCCAGATATTGATGGGAAATTGAAAAAGCCGTTTTCACTATCCCAAGAGTTCGTACACTCGGTAGCGCATGTTCCATCATGCTTGGTTTTGGGAAGTGAAGGACGTGGGCTTTCCGAGAAATCTCAGCTCAAATGTGAGCTCGTGAGCATTCCCATGACAGGAAAATTTGAGTCTCTCAACGTTTCTGTAGCTGGCGGGATTTTCTTGTACATGTTACAGCCTAAGAACTAA